Within the Rosa rugosa chromosome 2, drRosRugo1.1, whole genome shotgun sequence genome, the region GCGATCACTCCTTTGCAATGAGCAGATGACTTCACCAACAAATCTAATTTGGTCCATTATACTGTCAATACAATAGATTGTTTTTGTGCTTGTCGGGACTCGGGAGTCAGGGCTGCAAATTGATACAACTAAATGCTATTTTCAAGAAAGCAAGGTGGAAAGGCTAAAAAATTCATTGGGGTTATTTGACTGAAAGAAATAAGCGATTCTTTGGGGTAGAGAACTGTGGGACAGAGTTAAATTCTGATACTAACCTAGGACTCGCTTCAGAAATCAGAGATCTCCCAGCTATTCAGATTGACTGGAAGGCTGCTGTGTGCTAACTTGTCTAGGTTGTAAGTTTTAATTGTATTGACTTGGTGCTTCTAATGCTCTCTGCTGCTACTACTGTATTTGATTGTTTCAATTTTTCTTGTATTTAAGGACTTCACTTCTGGCCCACTGCTAAATTGTTTCACATGCTTAGCATTTCTGCTTGAAATAAATTATATCCAGTTCATTTGATTACATATAATTAATCTGTGATGGCtgacaaatttttattttcaaattgcAAAAGCTCGTAGGGAATCAATAAGATTTCCAACTGATGGAAACAACACTCCATACTGAGTCGATAAAGGGTGAGATAATTAACTAGTACAAATTGTAGCCTGTATGTTTCCAAGAGGGGAGGCAAAGAACGTTAAACTAATGTTGGTTATCTCTGCTACCCTCAGTGTAATGTGGATACAGAGCACTTATCAATATAAATGTTTTTTGTACCCATGTACTTAccagaaaaacagaaaagaaaagaaatactaGTTAACATTAAACCAAGTCACAATTCAGTACTTAAAGAGATAAACCAGAAAAACAGATCTGAATCCATAAATTAATACCTGAATAGCAGCACTATGATAGCAAGCACCATCATAGAAGATGAATTGCCGACAGCAAGAAATACCGGAAGTGTGGTTGCACAAGGAGACAAGGCAGGAACAAGGACGAGCCCAGCAACAGCCATTTTTTCCATGGGTTGGTTATGTGAATGACTGTGACCACCTTTTCCAGTTAAAAACAACAAAATGTAACCACCGCCAAGAAATACAAGCAAAAGTGAGGCAAGTTTATGAACTGTTTCCTCGCCAGCGATGGTATTTGCCATGGTGACCGCTGTTATACCAAGTATTGAAGTGGATATTACATGCAAAACTGCTCCAAATGCAGCTGCAcaataaaattacaaaaagtGAAAGAGTGTCCTGAAAGCTGTCCCAATGACGAATAAATAATTAATGATTCTTTAGCCTTTTCAGGAAACCCACAAACTCCTACAAGAGAACtcgagaaaaaagaaaaagaattttcaCAGAGATGACCCCAAACTACTCAATTGTGGTGTACATTTTGTTGCATTGCTGTTCACTCTACATTAGTTAAATTATGTTCCCtatcaataataaataaatgaagCTATAGGAGACTTTAAACACGTCAACGTCTTCAAACTACTCATTTATAGTTATCTCACATGAGAAACTTTTTTCTATCAAATAAATACGGAGAGAAAAAGTCATAAATGTTATATAGTGGATGTCAGCTTATGAACTTTTAAGAACACTTCTTTTAAAGTTGGTGTGATTGGAAGAGATTTAAGGACACTTGTTTTAGAGTTGGTATGACTGGAAGAGAGTGTAAATTCTACAGATCATGTTCTAAACAGACTCAGTCTTGTTGCTGCAGTGCAGGAATTGAAAAGGGGGGTTTGCAAATAACTATGGTACTACACATGCTGGGTAAATGCACCAAGAAGTCTAATACGAAATATCTCTAGAGAGGTTATATTAATTTAACTGAACTTATTTAGCAGTAGTGCAGTACACTCCTAATTATACTATGAACTGTACTCCAACTTTTGTAAACTATACCCTCAAGAAAATCTATCCAATTACGAGAATTCTTCCCATTGGCAAGAATCAAACCTTTCCACAGCCAACCCGTTATCAACTGTACCAATGCCTAAAGGAGGGTAGGTTACAAAAAAAGACATGCCATCTACAAGAACTCCATGTCCAGTTGGTTAAACAGAAGACAAATGCCGGCACGGCCTTTACCCTTTTCTCATCATATATAAGTCGGCAGCTAGACCATGAACCTTGGAGGCTAGGACGTTTAACAATCGAAAAATGAAATTTGAAACTAACATTATAAAAGCATTCATCTAGAGTGCCGGTCAATACAATCATCCAACATTGCTCAAAATATCCTTATTACCTTGTAGCAAGACaataatcactaacaaaaaaaaaaaaaaaactggttaATGGTTATGGTAGCGGGTATAAACCAATATATAGATATGATGATTTACAGTTCACCTAAACCCGCAGCTATAAACTAAATTTCATCTAACTGAAACAAGCGAAATGCTCAAAAGTAGAGCTAAGGCTGAGCAGATCTAGAAAGTGTGAGATGAGAGAGAAACAACGTACTGACGAAGAGAGTGCGGGAGAGAGTCCATTTCTGGGCGCGGCCGACGATGGAGAAAGGGAGCCAATGCGTGGGTATGAAGGAATGCAAAAGCGACACCGTTGCGATGCCTCCGATCGTTGACAGATCTTCTGCGCTGAAATTGTCCATTCAAACCACCCCCAACTTGAGCTCACTTCTCTACTACTCAAACAGAGATGGATGTTGTTGTTGCTACTAGATAGTCTTCAGATAGATTTGTTTTGTCGGAATCAATGAAACTGCAAATGTGATTTTGGAGATCTAGATTAATTCAGTAGTAGGATCCGGGTTCACCCGAATCCCAATTCtatgtatcaaaaaaaaaaaaaaaaaacgacttgTTAACTAACAGAGATAGATGTTGTTGTCGTCGATGTTAATGGAAAATAGATCGACTAAAAAGAAtagttgttatttatttttttagacataaaataatggtagtttgactaattacatttttacacttttatctatttatattctattaatttaatttgataattatattattgaagggtattataggtactttaaaatttggtgaagccccTTGACACTAAAAGAGGGCCTCCATTTATAGTAGTAAAGATACAGTAAAATACATATTTTCAGTTCATTCATTAAAAGTTAAAAGTTTAGCcggatagtttttttttttatttttttatcgaCTTCTTAACGAACAGAAAGCGCACCATATAATTTTTCACTACACCTAAAAACGTTGTTGTTACACTAGCAATTTTATAAGAGACTACTTCATTTAATATAATAAAATACATGTTTTCAGTTCATTCATTAAAAGTTTAAAGTTTAGCGAGAACTTACACCGACACATTTCAATGTGGTTGtcagatgttttttttttttttttttaaatcttttttAATCTCCACCTCAACCTATGATGTGAGTAAGATTTAAACCCATGACTttcacattttctttttttcaggAAGAATTATTAACAAAATGAAACCCACATTTTCAAGCAATTAATCCCGACCAAAATACCTCTTACAAATTTCATTTATTAGTGATCACCGATTGAAAAAAGACTAAGATGACTTTGAGGTAAACATTTTTTCGCACACGTAGTGCGATTGAAACACAGTGTtttgttattcaaaaaaaaaaaaaaagaaacactgttttttttttgttgattaaCACTAAAGTGTTAATTGAATCATATCTGTTGTACCGGGTAATTGCTGTCTCAAGTGCAACCAATTCAGCCATGCTTCGGCCAATTGCCCAAGATGGTAGTTCATGAAGTCAGAAAATCATATGTACCGAAGTTGTGAGTTCAAGAATGGAGTCGGCAGCCGCTAACCATAGTTGAGTTGAGAAGAGACTAATCTTAGGATATGTCTTCTTCCAAATAATTCGCTACCATATCAAATGTCACAGATAGATTAATGATTAATCCCAATGCTTAGCGTAGCCAGACCATTCTCATAAATAAGACTAAATGTTGTAAAAATAGTGCTGAAAAAGAAATTGTTCTTGCAACTCCCTACTCAGTAACTCAGTAAGAAAAAACATTAATTTGGTTAATTAAGACAAGGCTCTCATAAAAGAATCCATAAAGTTGTACTTATATCCTTCAATTCCAAAATATGTAAACTGTGTGTGCCTTGGTCAATGGATTTTAGCATTCCATCATCTATTTAGACAACTACTTCACCATTCTCTTTAAAACCAAATGGCAGAATACAGGATCCTTAGTTCCTTACAGGCACAGATTAAGTCTATGATCCAGTCGCACCAGACTGTCTCATCACCCACAAGGCAAAAGAATCGGTAGGTATATTTACAAACTTTAATAAGGTAAGACAGTTCCCATATCTTGAAATGATGGGAGAATTTGTCTCATGATCATGAGGGATCACTACCCTGCAAAATGATGCATCTACCATGTCAAATGTGAGAATGGAAACAATGCCATTGTGCTCGTTCCAGCGGTTTTGAACACAGTGAGAAGCAGAATAAACAAAATTAGGTCTATGCGTATCATTAAAATGTCAATATTATGCAAGAACACAAGCAGCACTAGCACATAAGTCTTCCCTAAAGCTGCGGCTAGCAACCAAACATAAACAGCAGCACTAGAGACTTCATCGACAACATCAGCAGAATTTCGTGAACAATTTCTCATAAGAACAATCAATGGATTTCATTCAGTTAATTGAAAGTGCAGCCATGCTACCAAATACTACTATAGGATGTTCTATAGTGCTCACAAGTATCAATACTCCCGAGCCAAAAACCGTAGGATTAGTTCATTGCATGAAACACTGCAAACACAGGCAAATACTACTACAAAAATTTCACTATTTGATTATGGTTTAATTGACAATGTTAggatgaaagaaatgaagatatCTTACTGTACAGCATTATATTTTAGAGATGGAGATGCACATTGGTTATAAGTATTAGACACAGTGTTGCTAGCTGCTCTCAGTAACTTTTCACAAAAATCTTCATCGTCAGGTACAGTTTTCAGATTCCTATTGAATGAACCTAAGGAAAGAAATTATGAATCAAATGTATATTACCTACGTACACGTGTAATAATATAGCGTCCTTTTTCTAAATCGTATATAGTCTTTAACTGTGGTTTCCGCGATTGCAATACAAAGAATACAGCAAACACAGCTATTAAAAGAAATGCAAAGACAGAGAAATACGTGAGTGACTCATTTCCAACAATCTGGCCCAGATTATTATCAAGTTCCCATTCAAGGGGTTCCAGCATTGTTTCAACAATGAAAGCACCGAGAGTCCAATCATGGAGAATATTTCCAGTCTGGTTTGCAAATCCAACCCTGAAAAGAGTGTCAAAATGAAATTATCACTGAAATGTTTCTCTCAAACAATTAAGTTCAGGCAAGCAGCAAGCTACATCAAATTATTAAGTGCTCAGCAAATATAGCATTTTCTTCGTTATTTAAATACAGGTGCATCGACAGCCAAAATATTAGCTCTACATCTCGCAAAAATATGCGGTTACTTTTCAATTAACTTGCCTGATCTAACATATAAATAAGAAATACAGATCAAGATTATTAGCATGCCTGCAAGTGCAAAAAGAACAACATACCTTTTCTCATCCATGGGGATTCCTAGACTGTCATGCAACAGCGCCACCATATAAGCAGATGAGAAACAATATTTCAGCAGATCTGAATCATCAACAATATTATGTTGATTTTTCTGTTTGTCCCATTCGTCTTCACAGTATTGTAGACCAGCTGCCTCCAACTCAAACAAAGAAGCCCTGGGAACAAGCCCAAAAAGCTGTAGAAGGATAAAAACAGGAAAAATTACATGATTAACAACTGAAAAGGACTGACCCAAAAATCCCAAATATATATACTAAAAGTAAAACGAAAGAcagaaaaaaattcaaatcataTAAAgttaatagaaaaataaaatccGACATAAAAGATGGCTCTTTTGCATCTCTCCCTCACTCCCTTAAGTATGTACATGAGCAAAATTAAGGTCACAACATCCTTCCAACATAAAGAAGGCTATTATCATTTTGTGAACAGGCACTTCATGATAGATATCATTTGTCATATACTAACAGGATCTTATGATTGTCAATTCATGTACAGTGAAATGTAACTGACTTTCATAAGTACTCAGGCACACCTGTAGCCAGGTGAGTTCTATAAAGATTTTCCTGGAACAGAACAGCATTCAAGCACATGCTATAAAACCATATGTCTAGCCAATTCCCTAATAGTTTATAGTTCTACTTACGTTTGGTCCATTACTGTGTGTTGTGTAGGCTGTCTGTGTTGCGTAGGATGTCTGATGCCTTGATTGCTTGACCCCCTTGAAATTCAAACAAACAATATCCATTTGTATTTTCCCTTCTATTTTGCGTTGTTCGTGATCATTGACAGCTTGAGAAAAACAATTAAAACTGTGGCATTTTCTAAGGGAGTCCAGGCCTGAAGGGACCAGAGATATTTGATTCTAGGATCGGGGAAGGTGTGGTTTTTGCAGGCTTTCTAACTTTCAAATCAGAATTAAGTGAATTACTGTGTATTTAAAAGTCTCATTCTGATCATATTTGGGAGCACAACGGATACTTTTCAATTATTGTAATAGTTTTGTTATTTCTACTTTTATATGCCTAGCTGACTAACCATCAAAAAGCCTGATTCATAGGAATGCCCACAATGAGCTAAACTTAGACCAAGGTCATTTATACTTGTTCGCTAAAACACGCTTACCTCAGCTACTGCAAGGGGCTCTAAGGTGGACAATATATTTTGTAAAGACAAAATATACAACCCTCAAGAGAATATAAACATGTTTCTAAAAttcattgattttttcttttcaagtttCAGACTTGAGCTCAAACTGAAGCTCACACGCAGTTCATTCATAGTCTACTTACTGAGAAACTAGCTAATGAGCCAAATAAACCTGAAGGACAGAGCTCAAGTTGAGCTCAACCTAGCAACCTTTTGAGCTTAAATCAACCCGGCTCGACTGGCTTGTTTGCATCTTCACATGAAACAGCTACCAAACAGGAAGTGGGGGAATGTGAACACAGGCCAAAACTCTGGGAAAAGCTTCCGAAAGAGTCTTGAACCTAAACCAAAGAAGCAGACAACAAAGTTGGGCCTACTTCCACTATTTCAATTTGGATTTGACCTTTAGTTTTATAACCGTTGCATTTGGGTCCAATATATACTTCTATCAGATTGGTTGAAGAAAATGACTCTAACTAGTTGAGCAGAAGAGTAAGAGCAAGTTCAAAATGCGCTTTGGGTTTCCCACATGTAAAACTTTTAAGATACCCTATATTCCTAAAGTACTTTTTGGAAATCTTCCAATTCTTAAAAAAATCCACAATATCTTTTCTAAATATTGCGTCTATACACATTTGCCCTTTAAAATtctcttgatcaatttaacaaGAAAAATGATTTGCGATCACAAAAGTTAAGAAGCTATAATGGTTTAGTTGTTTAATTCTTAAGTTTAAGGACTAAAGTAAAAAGGGATCACAAGGAGCAAAACTATAAATCTAACAGGAATTATATTCTCATTTCAATCCTATTAAATAATACATAAAGTCTAACAGAAAGTGCAGCATACGTTGCTTCCTGAAACAGCTAATGTTATAACAATATACAAATTACTTTTAAGATATGTATGTAAATGGTGGAAAATAAGCTAGATATTGGCGCAAACTTTTACATCATATCAAATTGTTATCAGGAGTTAGAAGCAAACAAAAAGTTATCTATTGTCAACCAAAAACAACAAATCTAAAACTCATGCCACCAATATATTAATCAATAATATGAACTTATTTCATTGTCTACCAACCTCAGAAGTAAATAAGAAGTTTGCGGAAATTGGCTTGCCCCCTATCTCGAAAGGAAATGATGAGACAATTGTGCAAGGTGCCTGCACGCATTTATCTGCATTTTACATTGAAAAGCTATTAATGAATACCCTCTTTCTTATAAGTAACCTAGAATCTCAAGAATCAATTACTTCTAACTTCTCAACACACCAAACAGACCTCTTGCCAATTAGAGTACTTAAATAAGCAAGATAAGTTATAGGTAATGGTATAAGATAAAATCACAGTATATGTCAACATACATTCAGATGTTCTTTTCCATTAAGAAACAAATTctaatcaagaaaaaaaattatacatgTATAAATTTCTCAATAATCTGTCACTAAATTCTTTTCTAGCCTGGTTAATGAATGTGGCAATTTGTCAACTATGAACATTACTCTAACTATGTACTACATTATCAGTTTTGTCAGTccaaaaaacttaattgggtcaTTTACTATTGAATTTTGCATAAACCATGAACTGTTGTCTGCATGCAAAAGGTGCACCAGTTGTGCAATCTTTCATTCTATTAAACAGAGGATAAAACAGCTCCATCATAGAAAGTGGAATTTTTCTAGCATAGACAGCAAAAAAGaaagggcccaaacttcaaaaTCATTTAAATTTCTACTGGATTTGAGATCCCAACTCCATGGGAAATTATGGGTTTACAACCACTGTAGCAGCGGAAGCTTTATGAAAAGTAGAGAGTTTGCGAAGTTGAGGAATAAAAATGAGCAGAGGTGTTTCCCCAAATCTAGATTTCCTCCCAAGAACTGTCCTTCTGTAGGAAATGATCCAAAAGTCAACGCTAACAAGGGAAAGCTGTTTTTAAGTTATAGGGACTTCCAACGGGTTTTTTCAATAACT harbors:
- the LOC133734436 gene encoding uncharacterized protein LOC133734436; this translates as MDNFSAEDLSTIGGIATVSLLHSFIPTHWLPFSIVGRAQKWTLSRTLFVTAFGAVLHVISTSILGITAVTMANTIAGEETVHKLASLLLVFLGGGYILLFLTGKGGHSHSHNQPMEKMAVAGLVLVPALSPCATTLPVFLAVGNSSSMMVLAIIVLLFSTITVMTSLVALSFYGASQLKFHWVERYDKLLVGSVLCLVGILTLIFHDHDHDGAGGSTGEHLHRKIIVH